The sequence below is a genomic window from Pseudorca crassidens isolate mPseCra1 chromosome 7, mPseCra1.hap1, whole genome shotgun sequence.
gctttgggcttccctggtggcgcagtggttgggagtccgcctgccgatgcaggggacacgggttcgtgccctggtccgggaagatcccacatgccgcggagcggctgggcccgtgagccatggccgctgagcctgcgcgtccggagcctgtgctccgcaacgggagaggccacaacagtgggaggcccgtgtaccgcaaaaaaaaataataataaataaaataaagaggctTTGGTATAAGTGAGTCTTTAAAGTTGTTTAGGGAGATAAATGTTTAAATGCTCCCATCGAGTAACTTCTCATTTCAGGAGCTGCTGATTCGCGTCAAGGTTGGACCTACCCACGACGTCTCACTGAACCTGGATTCATACTAGTTGTTCTTTTCCACCTGCAGAGGAGCACTGAGTCTTTATCTCATTGGCACCTCCTGACAACTTCTGGAGGTAAATAAAACCTCTGTTCCTGTCCCGGAGAAGATGGACAGAGGGACGGGGAAAGGACACTCGTGTGAGCTTCCGCGAGCTCGCTGCGGGTGGCTCGGAAGCGTTTTCTCATGAAGCTTCGTGGCCGTCTTGCATCTACAGCCAAGGGAGATGCGACCCGGGAGGCGTGAGTGACTTGCCCTGGGACCCGCGGCCGGCTGGACCCTCACCAGGCCCACCGCTTCTCCGTGACGTGACCTAGGGCGCCATCCCGGCGTGCCTTCTCCTCCAGGATGTGAAGCAGGCAGAGAAGCAAAGTGCCGCCTCTCTGCGCGTCCCGTCGGCTAGGATGTATCTCATGAATGCGCCTCCTGTGCTCGCCCTGCCGTCCAAATGGGAGGCCTTTGGCCCACCCGGGAGCTGTAGGTTTCCCGGATGCTTCTCGGAGCCGAAGGAGGGCGTCCCGAGAGCGGCGGTGAGCGCCAAGGTGCAGGCGGTCATCAGCACGCTTCAGGGGGACGGGGCCGCCCTGGGCATGAGTGGCGAGCATGGCCGGCAGAGAAGCCAGAGAGCGGAGAGGGGCCGCGGCACCAGGCTGGCTACCAGCCCCACCTTTGCCGCCTGTGGTCTTGCTGTTGGTTTTGACcccaagggggaggaggaggccgcGGCCCTTGGCCCCCTGGTGCTGGATTCGGACAGTGATGATTCCGTGGACCGCGACATTGAGGAGGCCATCCAGGAGTACCTGAAGGCCAAGAGCGGGGCCGCCCGGCCTCCCGCAGCCGGTCGATGCAAACCAGAGCCGCCTCCGAGTGGCACCCTGACCGCCCTGTGCCCCCCAGACCTTGCAGCTGGCCCCACTGGTGTCCCCGGCAGCCACAGGGGAGTCGGCCAGGACCAGGGCTCTGCCTCGCCGCTCAGCGTGAGCAGTGAGGACTCCTTCGAACAGAGCATCCGGGCGGAGATCGAACAGTTCCTAAGTGAGAAGAGGCAGCACGAAACCCAAAAATGCGACGTTCCTGCAGACAAAAAACCAGACCCCGCTGACAGCTTGGCCCAGTCGGCGTCTAGATCCAGCAGAGAGCCGACGGGCAAGGCCTACCAGCAGGAGCTGGCAGGCGCCTGTAAGGAGTTCACCTTCCGGAAGCCTCCCAGGTCCACAAAGGCTGGCGCGCTGCCCAGAGGCCCCAGGTGCAAGGTCACCGTTGAGCCCGCCGCGGCTGCGGGCCGCCCTGCAGAAGCAGCCCCTGGTAAAGTCGGGGTCAGGAGGGGCACCGGCtcagggaagaggggaaggcGAGCCAGGAGCGCGGCCCTGGTGCCTGAGGCGGCCGACTCAAGCAGCGATGATGGCATCGAGGAGGCCATCCAGCTGTACCAgctggagaagaggaaggaggcaggCGGCGAGCCGCCGCAGAGGGCCCTGCCCGCGGAGGAGAAGGGCCCCGGGCCCCCTACACACGGCACGGGCCTCTGCACCAAGAGCACCTGGCTCGAAGGCCACGGGAAGACCCCGGGCAAGAAGAAGCCGGTGGCCACCAAGGCCGCGGACTTCAGCCCGGGTGGCCTGGACCCCGAccacccctccaggcctcccAGGGAAACCGTGGCTCCTGCACCTCCAGGAAGTACAGCTGCCGAAAGCAAATCTGTGGACGGGTCCCCGTGCCGCGCAGACACATCCGCGGAGCTGATGTGCGCTGAAGCGATCCTGGACATTTCCAAAACGATCCTGCCGGGTCCCCTGGAGGGCGGCACCAGATCCCCGCCCACCAGCCCACTCCTGTATCCCCACGACGTGCCTTCCTGCTCCGACGGTGACAGCAGCTCTGTGGACAGCGACGACAGCATCGAACAGGAAATCCGGACGTTCTTGGCTCTGAAGGCGCAGTCAGGGGGGCTGCTGCCCAGGACGGAGACGTGCCCGCCACCGGCACACAGCCCGCTGCTGCCGTCCGGCCTCAGCGCCTCGGCCTCCAAAACGCCGGACCTGTCACTGAGCTGCAAGAGGAAACGCGGAGCAGGCAGCACCGCCGTGCGGCCGTGCACGCCCAAGAGGACCAGAGACACGGCCGAGGCGCAGGAGGGCGCCCGGGACGCCGACCGCAGCCAGGGGAGAGCGCAGCCCAGCCAGGGGAAAGCCAGCGAGGCCCCGGGAAGGGAGGGTGAGACCTGGGGCCAGCCTCTCCCCTGCAGGACGGGCGTGCTGGGTGATGAGCACGGGGCCCCGGTCACGCAGGGTACCGTGTTGCCAGGCCCCGGGAAGGCGGCCGAGGCGAGGCGCGTGGATGAGAAGGAGAGCTCCGAGGACAAGAGCAGCTCGCTGGACAGTGACGAGGACCTGGACACGGCCATCAAGGACCTGCTGCGGTCCAAGCGGAGGCTCCGGAAGAGGTGCAAGGACCCCAGAGCCGGCTGCAAGAAGAGGGTCAGGTTCAGCACCACGGAGACGCAGTTCCTGGATAAAGTAGGGGGCTTCCCGAAAGACTGGAAAGACCGAAGCCCACATCTGCTGAAAAGCTGCCTCTCAAAGTCCAGAAAAGAGAGCCCGGGGAGACCCTCGCACGTCCTCTGCCGAGAAGCGGTGAGAGCAAAGCCAGACGGCATGGCAGCCGAGGACGCGCCCCCGGCTCCCCGGTCCAGGGGCCAAGCCGCAGGAAGGAGCCTGTTCTCTGGTGAATCGGAAGCCCGTGAACTTCGTGGTCCGGCCCCAAGCCCCAGTTCCCTGTCTGATGACAGCAGCTCTGTAGACAGCGATGACAGCATTGAACTGGAGATTAGGAAGTTTTTGGCCGAAAAGGCCAAGGAGTCCGTGAGCGGATCAGAAATTCAAGGAGGGGGCCCCACCGCTCTCGGGACGGGGAATGGGGGCAAGCCAGAGCTGCCGTGCCGGAAAGTGCTACCTCCCGGCCCGGCCCTTCAGCCTGGCATGTGCACCCGGAGCCAGAGGTGCAGGGGGCCCTTGCAGCCGGCCGAGGGACCGAGGGGCCCGGGCAGAGCCTTCGCTCCGGCCGGGAGGAGCAGCCCCCGCGCCGAGCCGGcctgcagccctgcagccctgGCCAGATGCGAACTGGTGCCGCCCAGGAGCGCCAGCGGGACCGCGTCTGCCAAAGGGTCACCAGCCAGTAGGAGAACCGCCTATGCGCCCAAAGATAAGAGCCCGAGGGGGGCCGAGGCTGCCGCGGGGGAAAGCGCATTGGCTCAGCTCCCGAGCTGCATGGAGGCTGGCGCTCGGGCAGACAGCCGGAGCTCACTGGCACGGACCCCAGGCGCCGAGCGAGAGGGGAGGCCCCGGGCCGGCCTCGCCCTGCCCTGGACTGACTTCTCCCCCCAGAGCCGGTTGCAGAGCACCTGGGCACTGAGCACGAAAGGCAGGGACGCGGCGGCGTGGAAAGGGGGCCTCAGGGGCCAGAGAGAGAAGCGGCTGGAGGGCCAGGCCCGGGGCTCGCCCAGCCTCGCCGTGGACCCCAAGAGAGGCCTGCCTTTTGCCGGCTTCTCACCACTGCTCTCCACGCAGCTGTTTCACTTCGGGAAGAGTGTCTCCTGGGGGGGGAAGCAGGCCAGCCTCTTCAGTCCCCCCCTGAGCCTGCCTCTGCAGGGCGCATCCTTCTCAGCCTTCCGAGAGACCCAGGCTGGCCACGGCCCAGTGTTCGGAAGCTCACACTTGCTGGTGAAGCAGGAGGGTGGCCGCTGGCCGCCCAGGAAGTCCCAGGCAGGGCTCAGTCTGCCCGACAGGAGGAACTCGGGGCCGGAGGAGAGCATCTTAGACCTGCGGTACAGGCGGAGGGGGGTGGACAGAGACGATGAAGACCAAGAGGTCCTGGGCAGCGATGCCAGCGAGTTCAGCGATGCGTCTGTGGAGGAGGGCGGCAGCCTCTTGGCCAAGGGCCCCGTCCTCCAGCTGTGAGCACGCTCCTGGCCGCGGCAAGTGTGGGCGAAGCATGTGTGTGCCCGTCCCCACATGTCACACACTCCTGAGGAAAGGGCGGAGCCCCGGAGGCCCC
It includes:
- the PPP1R26 gene encoding protein phosphatase 1 regulatory subunit 26, with amino-acid sequence MYLMNAPPVLALPSKWEAFGPPGSCRFPGCFSEPKEGVPRAAVSAKVQAVISTLQGDGAALGMSGEHGRQRSQRAERGRGTRLATSPTFAACGLAVGFDPKGEEEAAALGPLVLDSDSDDSVDRDIEEAIQEYLKAKSGAARPPAAGRCKPEPPPSGTLTALCPPDLAAGPTGVPGSHRGVGQDQGSASPLSVSSEDSFEQSIRAEIEQFLSEKRQHETQKCDVPADKKPDPADSLAQSASRSSREPTGKAYQQELAGACKEFTFRKPPRSTKAGALPRGPRCKVTVEPAAAAGRPAEAAPGKVGVRRGTGSGKRGRRARSAALVPEAADSSSDDGIEEAIQLYQLEKRKEAGGEPPQRALPAEEKGPGPPTHGTGLCTKSTWLEGHGKTPGKKKPVATKAADFSPGGLDPDHPSRPPRETVAPAPPGSTAAESKSVDGSPCRADTSAELMCAEAILDISKTILPGPLEGGTRSPPTSPLLYPHDVPSCSDGDSSSVDSDDSIEQEIRTFLALKAQSGGLLPRTETCPPPAHSPLLPSGLSASASKTPDLSLSCKRKRGAGSTAVRPCTPKRTRDTAEAQEGARDADRSQGRAQPSQGKASEAPGREGETWGQPLPCRTGVLGDEHGAPVTQGTVLPGPGKAAEARRVDEKESSEDKSSSLDSDEDLDTAIKDLLRSKRRLRKRCKDPRAGCKKRVRFSTTETQFLDKVGGFPKDWKDRSPHLLKSCLSKSRKESPGRPSHVLCREAVRAKPDGMAAEDAPPAPRSRGQAAGRSLFSGESEARELRGPAPSPSSLSDDSSSVDSDDSIELEIRKFLAEKAKESVSGSEIQGGGPTALGTGNGGKPELPCRKVLPPGPALQPGMCTRSQRCRGPLQPAEGPRGPGRAFAPAGRSSPRAEPACSPAALARCELVPPRSASGTASAKGSPASRRTAYAPKDKSPRGAEAAAGESALAQLPSCMEAGARADSRSSLARTPGAEREGRPRAGLALPWTDFSPQSRLQSTWALSTKGRDAAAWKGGLRGQREKRLEGQARGSPSLAVDPKRGLPFAGFSPLLSTQLFHFGKSVSWGGKQASLFSPPLSLPLQGASFSAFRETQAGHGPVFGSSHLLVKQEGGRWPPRKSQAGLSLPDRRNSGPEESILDLRYRRRGVDRDDEDQEVLGSDASEFSDASVEEGGSLLAKGPVLQL